Below is a window of Streptobacillus canis DNA.
GATTTGGAGTAGATGAACCGATAGAAACTTTAGGGACACAATTAAAACTACCTCCTCAATATGAACAATATAGAGATCAAATAGAAAATAATTTAAAACCTTTAGTATAGGAGTTATATGAATATTTTTAAAGCAAATGAAATTGAAGATAAATTAAAATATAAATTGTTAATTGCTTCAGTAATTCCAAGACCAGTATGTATGTTGTCTACATTAAATGATAATGAAAGTTTAAATTTAGCACCTTTTAGTTTTTATAATATAGTTTCATATAATCCAGGTATACTTTCTATTAGTATACAAAGAAAAAATGGGGAAATGAAAGATAGTGTAAAAAATATATTAAGAAATAAAGAAGCAGTATTACACATAGTTGATAACGATATTTTAGAAGAAGTAAATAAAACATCTATTGAACTTGAATATGGAATAAGTGAATTAGATTATACCAATTTAACAGCAAAGGAATCAATTAGTATAAATACACCATTAATAAAAGAAGCAAAAATAGCCTTTGAAACAAAATTATATCAACATATACCAATAAAAAATGATGATGGAGATATAATTTCAGATTTAATATTATTAAAGGTATTAATTTATTATGTATCTAATAAGGTGTATGAAAATGGATATATTATTAGTGAAAAACTAAACCCTATTTCTAGACTTGCAGGAAATAGTTATAGTAAATTAGGGGAAGAAATAGTTTTAGAAAGGCCTAAAAAATGAAACATATATATAAAAAAGGTAATAAAGATTTAGTATTTATAACTTTACATGGAACAGGAGGAGATGAAACTTCTCTTTTAAAAGTTACAGAATTAATAGATGAAAATGCAAATGTATTAAGTATTAGAGGATTAGAAAATGAAAATGGAGCATTAAGATTTTTTAAAAGACTTGCACCTGGAGTATATGATGTAGAAAATTTAAATGAAAATGGGGAAAAATTATTAAATTTTATAATAGAATCTTCTCATAATTATGGATTTAAATTAGAAAATTGTATTTTTTTAGGATTTTCAAATGGGTCAAATATTGCTATAAATGTTTTATTAAGAAAAGATAATGTTATAAATAAGGCAATATTATTTGCACCTCAATATCCAGTAGATGTAAAAGAAAATAATGTAGATTTATCAGATTATAGACTTTATATATCTATGGGAGAAAATGACTATATATCACCAAAAGAAGATAGTGAATATGTATTAAATATATTTAAAAGTAGAAATGCTAAGATAGAAGAATTCTGGGTTAATGGTCATGAAATAAATAAAGAAACATTACTTCAAGCAAAAAAATGGGTAGAAAAATTATAGAAAAAGGGGACTGTTCTGAAATAGACAACTCTAAATAAAGCAAAAAAGCCAGAAAAAAACTGGCTTTTTTTGTTTGTAAACTAGCAAAACAAGGATATGCACAAATCTTCTATCTTTTCCTTTTTTATGTATTTTTAAAGATTTTAAATTTAATAGATACAAACTTAACTAATTATGTTAAAAATATTTTATAATATATTTATTATTAAGGTTATGTAGGAGATCTAATACTATAGAAATTAGTTATTTAAAATTTTAATATGAAATATATTATAGAAGAAACGTTTTTTAATAGTATAAAATAAAAAATATAAAAACTATTGACTCTTACATAACGTTATAGTTTATAATTGTATCAGTTAGGAGGTATAAATGTATTTGATAAAAAAAATTAGTGAAATTAGTGGTGTATCAGTGCGCACTTTACATTATTATGATGAAATAGGACTACTTTCTCCAAAGAAATATGAAAATGGATATAGATATTACTCTGATGAAGATATATCAATTCTTCAATTAGTACTATTCTATAAATATTTAGGATTTTCATTGAAAGATATAAAGAAAATGATAAAAGGAGATCAATTAGATATTTTGGCTAATTTAAAAAAACAATTAAGCTTAATGAAAAAAGAAAAATATAAATTAATGCTCCTAATAAAAACACTAGAAAATACAATTAATGTAGAAGAAAGGAAATTAGATATGGATGTAAAAGAAAAATTTAAAGGATTTACGTATAAAGATAATGAAAAATATAGAGAAGAAGCAATAAAGAAATATGGAAATAAAGTTATAGAAGAATCTATAGAAAAACAAAAGGGAAAAGAACAGGAAGTTATTGATGAATTTAATAATATTTTTTTTAGTTTTTCAGAAAATTTATTACAAGGATTAGAATCTAATTCAATAGAAAATATAGAACTAGCTAAAAAATTACATAAACAAATATGTAAATATGGTTTTGATTGTAAAATAGATATATTTTCTAAAATTGGATATGGATATGTATATAATGAAGAATTCAAAAATAATTTAGACAAATTTGGTAATGGAGTTGCACAATATGTTTGTGATGCTATTCAAGAATATGTAAAAAAAAATAAAAAATAATATTTTGAATTTTATAAGATTACATAATATATAATAATATTATTTCAAATATATCAATTTGGTAAAAATATGGATATAGTAGAACAAAAAATTAGTTATGGATATTCAATATCAAATTACAATAAATATAAAAATGGTATGGGATATGCTCTATTTAATATTTGGGGACAATGGACTGATGGAAATAAAGTTACTCAAGGTAAGAAAGAATATGTAACAGATTATGCTAAAGTTTGGTTAGAAGCAGGACTTGGAGCAAATATACCAGTAACTAAGAATATAAGTTCTTATTTTGAAGTAAGTCTTGAAAAATCTTTATTAATGTTGAAATATTACATTAAATAAAGATTTTTTATTTACTTTTAAATTTTTTTGTTGACTTTTGTTTGTGTGGTAATATTTGGTATATAGAAAATTAATAATATAAAATAGAGGTTTATTTAGAAGTGTATTTATTAAAGATAGTAAATAAGAGATAATGTATTAAGAGGGTAAGAATTTGCAATGTATACTTTAGAGTTTAATTTAAGAAAATATATTATTTCAAAAAAAAGGAGAATTCTAAAAAAATTCTAGAATTCTCCATTTTTTTTTTGAGCTATTTCATAACAGATTCTTTTATATTAAAATATTAAACTTAAACCTAATCCTAAATTTTTATTAGTATCAATAGTAGTATTTATGTTAAAGTTTTTATATCCTATTCCTAAACTATACATTAATTTAAATTTATCAAGGTTTTTACCAGAAAATTTAGTGTCTATATCTGCTAAATTAACATTTAAAAAATTATTTTTATTATTTAAATTAAGTTTTGCTTGAACATTATTATTAATAACAAAATTATTATTTATTTTAGTTTTTGTATTTAACGATAATAACATTGAATGATTTAATAATGTATTGTTTAATATTGTTAATCCGAATGAATTTTCTTCTTTTTTAGATTTTTCAATGCTTAACATGTTAAATTCATAACCTATTTTTGGTGTGATAGATGTATTATTTATCTTAAAATCTTTACTTATATTAGTTAATATTTTAAAAGATGTTGATAAAACTTTATTATTTATTGAATCATTTTCTATATTTCTTAATATATTTGTATAATTTCTACTAATATTAATGTCATTTTCTAATTTAAAATCATTTCCAAAGATATTATTTATACCTAAAATATATGATGTATTATTAAAACTTCCCATATTATTTTCAAAGTTATATTTTTGTTTTAATAAACTAAAGTTTAAACCTAAATTATATATTTTACTAAATTTATTATTAAATCCTAATGTGTATATGTTATTTTTTTTAGAAAATGCAGTATAATTATTAGATTTAGATAAATTAAATGTATTATATATATTAAAGTATAAGTTAGTTTTTTTGTTACTTAAAAAATATTTCATATTTTCATCATTATTAGTTTTTAAATTTTGTCCTTCTAATAAATCGTTAAAGAAAGTTGAATACATATCAGTAAATACTTCTTTTTTTAGTCTTTCTTTATCAGAACTTGCTAAATTATATATTCTAGCTGTAGTAGTATAATAATTATCACTATTAATTCTATATGACTTAAAAAAATTATTTTCATTTACATCATAGCTTGGTAAATCTTCTTTATGTTTAGCATCCCTTAATTTTTTAGTAAGAGGTTCAAATTCTATAATATATTCATTATCATTTTCAGTTACCTTAGGTTTTAAATAAAGATTTTCTAAATTTATACTTCCTTTTAATTCCTCTAAAGAATTAATATTTTTTTTGTTTATTACTATTTTAGACTTTAGTAAACTTAAATTATTATTACTTATATTATTATTTATATATCTTAAAGCTCCATTTGTTTTAAAATGCTTAGCTTCTATTTTTGTATTTTCTCCTATATATGTTAAAGAATTATTATCTCCTTCATATTTTTCTAGATTTAACTTACTATTAAAGTATACATTACCAGAATTATATATTTCAGAAAGTTTTAATTCATTTTTGTTATTATCTACTTTAAAATTAGCATTTTTTTGAACTATGTATTTACTTTCTGAATCATTTTTTAATATTAGTGTACCTTCATTAATATATGTTTTGGTGTTATATAATTGTTTTCCATTTAAAATTAAAGTACCTATTCCATCTTTATATAATCCGGCTCCATTTTGTTTGTAGAAAAGCTTTTCGCTCGTTAAAACTTTAGCAGTTCTATATTTTCTACCATTTATTTCATATATTTCATCATGATTTTTGATATCATCAATTTTTCCTTTTAAACCACTAGTAATATCATTATCAAAACTGTATTCTTTGTTTTCATCTATATTTACATAAAAATATCTATTGTTATCTGTGTCGTATATTTTACTTCTAATATCTTTAAAATATTTTTGTTCTTCTATTAATCCAGCATTGAAATCAGAAGGGCCTTTTATAGCTTTTTCATAATCTACTATACCCCATCCTACATTATTATCAAGAAATTCGTCTTTGCCAGCCTTTCTTTTTGCAGTAGTAAGTATTACTTGCTTTATTTGTTGGTAAGTTAAAAATGGATATTTTTTCTTAAGTTCGTATGCAAGTCTTGTAACTCTGGGAGCTCCAACAGAAGTTCCATATACATTTTTCTCATTAAGAGAAATATAGTTAGGGGTAGAAACTGTAAAGCTTCTTAATAATAATGGTCTTGCATAAGCATTATATTTTGTTATTTCTCCAA
It encodes the following:
- a CDS encoding flavin reductase family protein, producing the protein MNIFKANEIEDKLKYKLLIASVIPRPVCMLSTLNDNESLNLAPFSFYNIVSYNPGILSISIQRKNGEMKDSVKNILRNKEAVLHIVDNDILEEVNKTSIELEYGISELDYTNLTAKESISINTPLIKEAKIAFETKLYQHIPIKNDDGDIISDLILLKVLIYYVSNKVYENGYIISEKLNPISRLAGNSYSKLGEEIVLERPKK
- a CDS encoding alpha/beta hydrolase, which produces MKHIYKKGNKDLVFITLHGTGGDETSLLKVTELIDENANVLSIRGLENENGALRFFKRLAPGVYDVENLNENGEKLLNFIIESSHNYGFKLENCIFLGFSNGSNIAINVLLRKDNVINKAILFAPQYPVDVKENNVDLSDYRLYISMGENDYISPKEDSEYVLNIFKSRNAKIEEFWVNGHEINKETLLQAKKWVEKL
- a CDS encoding MerR family transcriptional regulator; this translates as MYLIKKISEISGVSVRTLHYYDEIGLLSPKKYENGYRYYSDEDISILQLVLFYKYLGFSLKDIKKMIKGDQLDILANLKKQLSLMKKEKYKLMLLIKTLENTINVEERKLDMDVKEKFKGFTYKDNEKYREEAIKKYGNKVIEESIEKQKGKEQEVIDEFNNIFFSFSENLLQGLESNSIENIELAKKLHKQICKYGFDCKIDIFSKIGYGYVYNEEFKNNLDKFGNGVAQYVCDAIQEYVKKNKK
- a CDS encoding S8 family serine peptidase; protein product: MQKFKKYFFSSFLLFNLIACSSAGNIDNINMDNDKKRDDNIIKPDKVYIIESGFSKISSDKIINEFKVKTKGAQNGSSNHAYEVFKVFIKNHDDFANYEKNDVNKNDVEVRSIDQKYYPLSGIINMSYGISNSSDYLHTLNENDRYIDKAGAYTNRFEKHYLSSLIFDKNYKENKVLKIKALGNTSNAQNKDKIFSSEVLNSYQVMSPDIQRAARAESIFVAAALSENEFKKLFNGHINENAKIYTDKDNINYYHNNIGEITKYNAYARPLLLRSFTVSTPNYISLNEKNVYGTSVGAPRVTRLAYELKKKYPFLTYQQIKQVILTTAKRKAGKDEFLDNNVGWGIVDYEKAIKGPSDFNAGLIEEQKYFKDIRSKIYDTDNNRYFYVNIDENKEYSFDNDITSGLKGKIDDIKNHDEIYEINGRKYRTAKVLTSEKLFYKQNGAGLYKDGIGTLILNGKQLYNTKTYINEGTLILKNDSESKYIVQKNANFKVDNNKNELKLSEIYNSGNVYFNSKLNLEKYEGDNNSLTYIGENTKIEAKHFKTNGALRYINNNISNNNLSLLKSKIVINKKNINSLEELKGSINLENLYLKPKVTENDNEYIIEFEPLTKKLRDAKHKEDLPSYDVNENNFFKSYRINSDNYYTTTARIYNLASSDKERLKKEVFTDMYSTFFNDLLEGQNLKTNNDENMKYFLSNKKTNLYFNIYNTFNLSKSNNYTAFSKKNNIYTLGFNNKFSKIYNLGLNFSLLKQKYNFENNMGSFNNTSYILGINNIFGNDFKLENDINISRNYTNILRNIENDSINNKVLSTSFKILTNISKDFKINNTSITPKIGYEFNMLSIEKSKKEENSFGLTILNNTLLNHSMLLSLNTKTKINNNFVINNNVQAKLNLNNKNNFLNVNLADIDTKFSGKNLDKFKLMYSLGIGYKNFNINTTIDTNKNLGLGLSLIF